The DNA sequence CGGAACCGTCTATGATTGAAGCCTGCGCAAAAGAATTTGCCGGCATGCAGGACATGATGGACGCTGCGGAAGCGCTATACGGGAAATACCGCTGGGGCCGTTACGACGTGATCGTGCTTCCGCCCAGCTTCCCGTTTGGAGGCATGGAAAACCCTGAGCTTACCTTTGCCACCCCCACCATTATCGCCGGCGATCGCTCGCTGGTGAGCCTGGTGGCCCATGAACTGGCCCATAGCTGGAGCGGCAACCTCGTGACCAATGCCACCTGGGATGATTTCTGGCTGAACGAAGGCTTCACCGTGTATTTTGAACGACGCATTATGGAAGCCATTGAAGGCCGGCCCTATGCCGATATGCTGGCGCTTATCGGGTTCCAGGACCTGCAAAACACCATTCAGCGACTGGGAGAAAACCATCCGGACACCCGGCTGATGCTTGACCTAAAGGGCCGCAATCCTGATGACGGTGTCAGCGATATTGCCTACGAAAAAGGATTCTGCCTGCTTCGCACCATTGAAGAAGCAGCAGGGCGGGAACGCTTTGATGCATTCCTGAAACAGTATTTCAACAGCCAGGCCTTCAGTTCCGTTACTACCAAAGAATTTCTTGATTACTACCGGAAAGAGCTGATTGGCGGCGACTCCGCCCTGGCGCAGCAAATCAATATCCGTCAGTGGATCTATGAACCCGGCCTGCCACCCAATCATCCCGAATTTACTTCGGAGCGTTTTGCCGCCGTGGATGAAGCGCTGGCTGCCTGGAAAAACGGAACAACCACCGCAAGCCTTCAGACAAGCAGCTGGAGTACCCATGAATGGCTGCATTTTATTCGCCATTTACCGGAAGATATGAACCAGGAACAAATGGAAGAATTGGACAAGGCCTTTCAATTTACGGGATCAGGAAACAGCGAATTGCTGGCCGCCTGGTTCCTGCATACCATCCGGCACCGTTATGAACCAGCCTACCCTGCGCTTGAAAAATTCCTGGTAAATGTCGGCCGCAGGAAATTCCTGACCCCCTTGTATACCGAACTCATAAAAACGCCGGAAGGAAAGCAAATGGCAAAAAGCATATATGCAAAAGCGCGTCCCAACTATCATTTTGTTTCCCGGCAAACGATGGACGAATTACTCGGGCAATAGCCGATACAAACACAGCAAACCAGCCAAACCCAGCCAGAATATGAAAACCCTGAACCTCCTCTTAATCACCATGACAACCATCTCCGGCAACCTTTACGGGCAGGAGCCTCTTTACGATGAAAGCAAGGTTCCTTCATATCATTTACCAGCGCTCCTCGAAAGCGAAAACGGCAAAGCCGTAAAAAACGTAAAACAATGGGAAAACAAACGCCGGCCCGAGATCCTGGCCCTTTTCAGCGAACAGGTCCATGGAAAAACGCCGGCAGGAAAAATTCCTGTGATATTCCAGCTGCAGTCCATGGAAGAGCGGGCGCTGGACGGGACAGCCACGCGTAAACAGGTACGTATTTTTTTCGGGAGGGACAGCTCCAGGCACATGGACCTCCTGCTATACCTTCCCAGTAATGCAAAAAAACCGGCGCCTGTATTCCTGGGATTAAATTTCACAGGAAACCAGACCATTCATACCGATCCGGGCATCTTAATTTCCACCCGGCAAACTAACAATGGCAATAATCCCGGCTATAAGGATGGCTATGCCACAGAAGAAAGCCGGGGCCTGCGCGTGCGGCGCTGGCCGGTGGAAGAGATACTTTCCCGGGGCTATGGGGTTGCCACCATCTATTACGGTGACATTCAGCCCGACCGTCCGGATAGTTTTCGCGAAGGAGTACACAGCCTTTTCTTTAAGCCAGGGCAGGAAAAGCCGGGTCCCGGCGAGTGGGGCGCTGTAGGCGCATGGGCATGGGGCCTGAGCCGCGCCCTTGATTACCTGGTACAGGATCCCGGTGTAAACCCGGACCAGGTAGCCGTGCTTGGCCATTCCAGGCTGGGAAAAGCTTCCCTGTGGGCCGGCGCGCAGGATCCGCGCTTTGCCATCGTGATCTCCAACGACTCAGGTGAAGGCGGCGCTGCCATCACCCGGAGAAAATACGGCGAAACCATTAAGGACATCAATACCCGTTTCCCACACTGGTTCAGCGATAATTACAAACAATACAACAACAAAGAAAACGAACTCCCGGTAGACTACCACCAGTTAATAGCCCTGATTGCTCCCCGCCCCGTCTACGTGGCCAGCGCATCCGATGACCAGTGGGCCGACCCGAAAGGCGAATACCTTTCCCTCGTTCATGCCGGGCCGGTGTATGAACTCTACGGCCTGGAACCTCTTAAAGCTCCGGAACCTCCCGGCCTTGAAAAACCGGTTAGTACGGAAAGCATGGGCTATCACCTGCGGAAGGGGAAGCATGACATCCTGCTGTACGACTGGTCCAATTACATGGATTTCGCCGACAAAGTTTTCGGCAAATAAAAGCGGCAGCAGCAAAACCATTATTGTATATAACGCTATTTTTATCATATTAGCAGGATAGAAATTTTGACTAAATGAAATCACTTTGCAGAATGAACAGGTACAGCGTCGTCTGTATCGTTATTGCCGCTATTGCATTCGCCGGATGCGGGCAGCAAAAGAGAGATGGAGAACCTCGCATTTTAGTATTTTCCAAGACTGCCGGCTTTCGGCACAGCAGTATAGAAACGGGTGCTAAAGCCATCATGAAAATGGGAGAAGAAAAAGGATTCACCGTTGATACTACTGAAAACTCCGCAGTGTTCAATGACGACAGCCTTAAAAAATATTCCGCAATTATTTTCCTCAATACCACGGGCGATATCCTGGACGCTTCCCAGGAAGCATCCTTTGAGCGCTATATCCAGGCAGGCGGCGGTTTTTTCGGTGTCCATTCTGCAACGGATACGGAATACGACTGGAAATGGTACGGCAAACTGGTAGGCGCTTATTTCCTGTCTCACCCGCAAATACAGGACGCACGGCTGGTAAGGCATGCCACCCCTGATTTCCCGGAGCTGGACAGCCTTCCGCAGGAATGGAAACACAGCGACGAATGGTATAATTTCAGGGAAGTGCCTTCCCATGTGAATGTCCTGGTGAACATTGACGAGGCCAGCTATGAAGGAGGTTCCAACGGGGAAAATCATCCTATGGTATGGTACCATGAATACGACGGCGGCAGGGCCTTTTTCATGGGAATGGGCCACAGGGAAGAATCCTATGCCCTTCCCGCCATACAGAAACTCTTATATTCCGGTATCCAATACGCCATCGGCGACAACCGGGAGCTGGATTATTCCAGGGCCAGAACGCTCCTGCCCCCCGACGAGGACCGTTTCAGCAAAGTAGTGCTTGGCCGGGGCCTGGACGAACCAACCGAACTAACCATTTTACCAGACAATAACATTTTAATCGCCGAGCGAAAAGGCGGTTTGAAATACTACGACGCCCAGTCGAAAACGCTGAAGGAAATAGCGCGGCTGGAGGTTTACCATCATACGGATGTTCCGAATGTGAACGTGGAAATGGGCTTCATGGGCATCCAGGCCGACCCGGATTACGAAAACAATCATTGGGTATACGCCTATTATTCGCCTCTGGAAGGCCCTTCAGTGGACCGCCTTTCCCGCTTTAAATTCCAGGACGGCAAATGGGATATGGAATCCGAGCAAGTGATCCTTGACGTGGCTACCACCAGGGATATCTGCTGCCATACCGGTGGTTCCATTGCCTTTGATGCACAGGGGAACCTTTATCTGTCAACAGGCGATAACAGTACTCCTTTTGACGAGCCGGCAGTGGACGGGAAAAAGCCGCCCTATAATTCGCATGGATTCGCCCCCCTGGACGACCGGCCCGGCCTGGAACAATATGACGGCCGCCGAGCCCCCGGCAACAGCAATGACCTCCGTGGTAAGGTCCTGCGCATAAAAGTGCAGGAAGACGGCAGCTATACCATTCCCGAAGGCAACTTATTTGAGCCGGGAAATGAAAAAGCGCGGCCGGAAATTTATGTAATGGGGAACCGTAATCCTTACCGCATATCAGTAGACCAGAAAACCGGGTTTTTATACTGGGGCGAAGTAGGGCCGGATGCAAGGGGAGACAGCCTGGCAACCCGCGGCCCCAGGGGCTATGATGAAGTGAACCAGGCGCGTGCCGCCGGGAACTTCGGCTGGCCATACTTCATTGCCGATAACCAGGCCTACTGGCAGTACGATTACAGCACGGGAGAGTCCCAGTTCCAGTTTAACCCGGAACACCCCGTAAATAATTCAAGGAACAATACGGGACTCAAAGAGCTTCCTCCCGCCCAGCCCGCTTTTATCTGGTACCCTTATGATGAGTCAAAGCACTTTCCTATCGTGGGATCCGGCGGGCGGACGGCGATGGCGGGCCCGGTTTATTATCCCGAATCCTATCCGGAAGCCACCCGTTTACCGGAATACTATAAAGGCAAGCTGTTCATTTACGAATGGATCCGGAACTGGATCATGGTGGTCACCATGGATGAGCAAGGCGACCTGATGCGCATAGAGCCTTTTATGGAAGGCACGAAGTTCTTCAGCATCAATGATATGGAAATAGGGCCTGACGGAAGGATCTATTTCGTGGAATACGGGACCGGATGGTTCACCCAGAATGAGAATTCCAGCCTGTCGGTCATTGAGTATAATGGCGGCAACCGGCCGCCGGTTGCGGAATTGAGCATTGAGAATACCAGCGGGCAAACACCGCTTACGGTAAGCCTGGATGCCGGGGAATCCTCCGATCCGGACGGAGACGCCCTCCAATACACCTGGATAATCAATGAAAAAGAAGTCACTACCACCAGCGAGCCCGAATGGACGACAGAGCTGAAGGAACCCGGGCAATACAGCCTTTCAGTGAAGATCAGCGACGGGAAGGGAGAAACAGCCGCCAGCCAGCCTTATACGGTAGTGGCGGGGAATAACCGCCCGGAAGTAAGCATCCGTTTTGAAGGCAACAGCCAGTATTACTTCAAAAATAAGCCCGTTCGGTACTCGGTAAGCGTTACCGACGCGGAAGACGGAAGCCTCGGAGAGAAATCCATTGACGCCGGACAGGTGCTGGTACAGAAAGACTACCTGACCAGCCCCGACAAAGCAGCGACCACCCTGGGCCATCAGCAATTTGCTAATCCTGCCCTGGAAGCGCAGGCGGTAATGTCCAACCTGGATTGTGCAGCCTGTCACAAAACGGACGAAGTATCGGTGGGCCCTTCATTTATGCAGGTATCCCAAAAATACAAGGGCCAGGATAACGCGGTAGATTACCTGGCGGGAAAGATCATCAGCGGCGGAAGCGGCGTTTGGGGAGAAGTGTCCATGCCGGCCCACCCCACACTCGCCAGCAAGGATGCAAAAACGATCGCTACCTGGATCAAGAGCCTTTCCGGTGAAAAAACCGGACCTGCTTCCCTTCCGGCGCAGGGCTCCTTCGTTCCTTCCAACGAATTCAAGTTAACGGACCAGGGAATGGTCGCCCTCTTTGCTTCCTATACGGATAAGAGCGCCTCAGGTTCCCTTGCCCTTACCGGCAATTCTACGGTTTACCTGAGAAGCCCCTTCCTGCCGGCTCCCGATGCAGCTACGCTTGAAGGGCTAACCAAAGGGGAACATGAAGGTAAATCCTTTGCCCTCGTCGGGGGCAATACAGGCTCCCTGGCTTATGAGAAGGTGGATCTTACCGGGGTAGCTAAAGTGCGGATCCATTATGCCGTACTTGGAGAAAATAAGGAGGGCTGGACCATCAGACTGGAAGCAGGCAATGCGGGAACAATAGCCGAAGGCGTCATTGGACGCGGTGAAACTCCCATGAAGCCCCAGTCCACGGTATTGACCATTAAAGAGAGCGGAATGATCGAAAACCTTCGCGTGAGCATTCAGAACAACCAGGGCGAGGTCGTACAGCTTGCCCTCTCAGGTTTTGAGTGGATGCCTGAATAAGTTTCATCGTATTGTTCCAACCTTTCAGGGTTGTTCACGTCTATACTGGGCAATAATTAAAACCCGGTATAATGACGAAAATGAACAATTTGAAAGTTTGGGCGGCAGGCGGCCTGCTGCTGACGGCAGGGATCATCGCTGCTTGCTCAAGTGAAGACGAAGTCCGCGGAGGGCAATCCGGTTTCCAGGTACGCCTGACGGATGCTCCCGGCGACTATGAAGCGGTTTGGATCGACGTGGAAGACGTCCTTATTAAACGGGACGCGGACACCGCTGGCGAAGGAGGCTGGGAAAGCCTTCCCGGAGTACAAAGAGGGGTATACAACCTGCTGGAACTCGTTGATGGCCGGGACACAATGTTGGTTGATGCCGTAATTCCTTCAGGAACCATACATCAGCTGC is a window from the Anseongella ginsenosidimutans genome containing:
- a CDS encoding M1 family metallopeptidase, producing MNNLRFLSGACVITLALFTACTPRQKQENNTNTPMDVHSFARPSEAVVKHLDLNISVNFGNKIISGTAAWEIETSGDAREIIFDTQGLEIEKVTYGNGDPAEFSLGGEEPFLGQALSVQLENGTKKVIIHYVTSPQAAALQWLDPQQTAGKEYPYLFTQSQAILARSWIPCQDSPGIRFSYTAKVQVPRELIALMSAENPTEKSADGSYSFRQENPIPSYLMALAVGDIRFRSLGRNTGVYAEPSMIEACAKEFAGMQDMMDAAEALYGKYRWGRYDVIVLPPSFPFGGMENPELTFATPTIIAGDRSLVSLVAHELAHSWSGNLVTNATWDDFWLNEGFTVYFERRIMEAIEGRPYADMLALIGFQDLQNTIQRLGENHPDTRLMLDLKGRNPDDGVSDIAYEKGFCLLRTIEEAAGRERFDAFLKQYFNSQAFSSVTTKEFLDYYRKELIGGDSALAQQINIRQWIYEPGLPPNHPEFTSERFAAVDEALAAWKNGTTTASLQTSSWSTHEWLHFIRHLPEDMNQEQMEELDKAFQFTGSGNSELLAAWFLHTIRHRYEPAYPALEKFLVNVGRRKFLTPLYTELIKTPEGKQMAKSIYAKARPNYHFVSRQTMDELLGQ
- a CDS encoding acetylxylan esterase, whose product is MKTLNLLLITMTTISGNLYGQEPLYDESKVPSYHLPALLESENGKAVKNVKQWENKRRPEILALFSEQVHGKTPAGKIPVIFQLQSMEERALDGTATRKQVRIFFGRDSSRHMDLLLYLPSNAKKPAPVFLGLNFTGNQTIHTDPGILISTRQTNNGNNPGYKDGYATEESRGLRVRRWPVEEILSRGYGVATIYYGDIQPDRPDSFREGVHSLFFKPGQEKPGPGEWGAVGAWAWGLSRALDYLVQDPGVNPDQVAVLGHSRLGKASLWAGAQDPRFAIVISNDSGEGGAAITRRKYGETIKDINTRFPHWFSDNYKQYNNKENELPVDYHQLIALIAPRPVYVASASDDQWADPKGEYLSLVHAGPVYELYGLEPLKAPEPPGLEKPVSTESMGYHLRKGKHDILLYDWSNYMDFADKVFGK
- a CDS encoding ThuA domain-containing protein, with the translated sequence MNRYSVVCIVIAAIAFAGCGQQKRDGEPRILVFSKTAGFRHSSIETGAKAIMKMGEEKGFTVDTTENSAVFNDDSLKKYSAIIFLNTTGDILDASQEASFERYIQAGGGFFGVHSATDTEYDWKWYGKLVGAYFLSHPQIQDARLVRHATPDFPELDSLPQEWKHSDEWYNFREVPSHVNVLVNIDEASYEGGSNGENHPMVWYHEYDGGRAFFMGMGHREESYALPAIQKLLYSGIQYAIGDNRELDYSRARTLLPPDEDRFSKVVLGRGLDEPTELTILPDNNILIAERKGGLKYYDAQSKTLKEIARLEVYHHTDVPNVNVEMGFMGIQADPDYENNHWVYAYYSPLEGPSVDRLSRFKFQDGKWDMESEQVILDVATTRDICCHTGGSIAFDAQGNLYLSTGDNSTPFDEPAVDGKKPPYNSHGFAPLDDRPGLEQYDGRRAPGNSNDLRGKVLRIKVQEDGSYTIPEGNLFEPGNEKARPEIYVMGNRNPYRISVDQKTGFLYWGEVGPDARGDSLATRGPRGYDEVNQARAAGNFGWPYFIADNQAYWQYDYSTGESQFQFNPEHPVNNSRNNTGLKELPPAQPAFIWYPYDESKHFPIVGSGGRTAMAGPVYYPESYPEATRLPEYYKGKLFIYEWIRNWIMVVTMDEQGDLMRIEPFMEGTKFFSINDMEIGPDGRIYFVEYGTGWFTQNENSSLSVIEYNGGNRPPVAELSIENTSGQTPLTVSLDAGESSDPDGDALQYTWIINEKEVTTTSEPEWTTELKEPGQYSLSVKISDGKGETAASQPYTVVAGNNRPEVSIRFEGNSQYYFKNKPVRYSVSVTDAEDGSLGEKSIDAGQVLVQKDYLTSPDKAATTLGHQQFANPALEAQAVMSNLDCAACHKTDEVSVGPSFMQVSQKYKGQDNAVDYLAGKIISGGSGVWGEVSMPAHPTLASKDAKTIATWIKSLSGEKTGPASLPAQGSFVPSNEFKLTDQGMVALFASYTDKSASGSLALTGNSTVYLRSPFLPAPDAATLEGLTKGEHEGKSFALVGGNTGSLAYEKVDLTGVAKVRIHYAVLGENKEGWTIRLEAGNAGTIAEGVIGRGETPMKPQSTVLTIKESGMIENLRVSIQNNQGEVVQLALSGFEWMPE